A stretch of the Vitis riparia cultivar Riparia Gloire de Montpellier isolate 1030 chromosome 13, EGFV_Vit.rip_1.0, whole genome shotgun sequence genome encodes the following:
- the LOC117927743 gene encoding uncharacterized protein LOC117927743, translating into MEDFEKKVKITEAMDIENGADSSKTLQLLRRFLQIQQRRAQAYANLRRGFADYMVSGGESAYQQLCNEIAVEFNECSKQVLEMESLFLDPDYGRDDLAHLLRSVQNQEKQKLHLTATIQLLKKAGRPSERLVSHEKCKFKNPEGHECVHVHEITEAAGTEEAEADAEYDNALNEAIRGVQDAVTTINDHLEEIKYEIAALEAE; encoded by the exons ATGGAAGATTTTGAGAAGAAGGTGAAGATCACAGAGGCTATGGACATCGAAAACGGCGCTGATTCCTCCAAAACCCTCCAATTGCTTCGTAGGTTTCTACAAATTCAACAGCGCCGAGCCCAAGCTTATGCGAACCTGAGAAG GGGGTTTGCAGACTATATGGTTTCTGGAGGGGAGTCAGCTTACCAACAGCTTTGCAATGAGATCGCAGTAGAGTTCAATGAATGCTCAAAACAA GTCCTTGAAATGGAATCTCTATTTTTGGACCCTGATTATGGTCGAGATGATCTAGCACATCTGCTTAGATCTGTTCAAAATCAGGAAAAGCAGAAATTACATCTG ACAGCAACAATTCAACTGTTGAAGAAGGCAGGTCGCCCTTCAGAACGGTTGGTCAGCCATGAGAAGTGCAAATTTAAGAATCCAGAAGGGCATGAATGTGTGCATGTCCATGAGATAACAGAAGCTGCTGGAACTGAAGAGGCGGAGGCAGATGCTGAGTATGATAATGCTCTCAATGAAGCAATTAGAGGTGTGCAGGATGCTGTGACCACCATAAATGATCATTTAGaggaaatcaaatatgaaattgcAGCCCTTGAAGCTGAGTGA